Within the Aeromicrobium sp. Root236 genome, the region CCTCAACGTGGCGACGACGTACGGGCCGCGAGACCACGGCCCGACGCCGCACGGGAAGCTGGTCCGGGCTGCCGCGCGGGGCAAGGTCCCCGCGTACGTCAAGGGTGTGTCGATGGAGGTCGTCGGCATCGAAGATGCCGCTCGCGCGTTCCTGCTCGCCGAGGAGCACGGCCGGCCCGGTGAGCGCTACATCATCTCGGAGCGCTACCTGCCCATCCGGGACCTGTTCGGCATCGCGGCCGCCGAGGGTGGGGCGAGACCGCCCAGGGTCGGCATCCCGCTGCCGCTGATGCGGGTCATCGGGGTCATCGGTGGCGCGACGTCCCGGTTGCTGCGCAAGGACACGGTGGTGACGTCGACCAGCGTCCGGCTGATGCACATCCAGACCCCGCTGGACCACGGCAAGGCAACACGCGAGCTCGGCTGGGAACCGACCCCGATCGAGGACTCGATCCGCGCCGGCGTGCGCTGGTTCCTGGACGAGCGGTAGCTCGTCGGTGTCGACCGGCGACGGCGTCACACAGGAGCGCTAGGACATGCCTGCCAGAACCTGGTCGCGGAGCCATCGGTTGCCGCTGGCGTTCTGGTGGAGACCGTCGGTGGTGTAGTTGCGTGGCATGAAGGGCGTGGTGATCCACGTGAACCCGTACGCGCGAGCAGCGTCGCGGATGACCGCCCTGACCTTGTAGCCGGTGGCGAAGTCCCCGGCCCACGGCGACACGACGTAGACCTTGTCGACGCCGAGCGCCTTGGCCGTGGCGGCGAGCCCGGTGAAGTAGGTGTTGACCACCTGGGTCAGCTCGGACGTCGTGGCGGCGACGAGCTTGCCCTTAACGCACTTCTTGCCGTCGTTGCGGCCACCCGCCACGACGATCACGTCGGGCTTGCGCTCGGTGACGGTCGGCAGGCGGTGCTCGAACCGGGTGCCGGTGCAGGACAGGCCGCGCCGCAGGTAGCCCGACCCGTACTCCGCGTCCTTCATGGGGGTCCAGCCCTTGGCCGCCGCCACGTAGGACCACCAGCCGCGGTGGTAGTCGCCGACCTTGTTGTTGTAGAGCGATGTCATCGAGTCGCCGATGAACAGGACCTTGGGAGCCGGAACGGCTTGCGCCTCCGCCGGGACGGCTGGTGCGGCCGGGACGAGCAGCACCATGGCAAGGCCGGCGATGAGCAGCTTCACGAGTGCACTCGTGCTCGGCTTGCTCATCGTCTCCCGCTCTCAGCTTGGGAGACCAGCCCCGTTGAAGGTCAGAGATCAAATGTAAGCCAGCTCAGGCGCCGCGGCTGGGATTCCGGCCCATGGCGGCAGCAGAGTCGTGGACGGCAGAACGCCCCCGACCTTGAGTGGTCGGGGGCGTTCTGCTCACGTCATCGTGACCGGCCCTTCAGCCAGGTGAGGGTCTCGCGACGGAGGGGCCGCCTCGCGTCGATCGCCTGCCCAGCTGAGTCCACCGGTCAGATGTCGTAGTAGAGCTCGAACTCGTGCGGGTGCGGGCGCAGCTGCACGGGGAGGATCTCCTCGTTGCGCTTGTAGTCGATCCACGTCTCGATCAGGTCGGGCGTGAACACGTCACCAGCGGTGAGGAACTCGTGGTCGGCCTCGAGCGAGTCGAGCACCGCGTTGAGGGAGGTCGGCACCATGTCGATGGCTTCGTACTCCTCGGGCGGCAGCTCGTAGATGTTCTTGTCGATCGGGGCCGGCGGCTCGATCTTGTTCTTGATGCCGTCGAGTCCGGCCAGCAGCAGCGCCGAGAAGGCGAGGTACGGGTTGGCCGACGGGTCGGGGCAGCGGAACTCGATGCGCTTGGCCTTGGGGTTGGAG harbors:
- a CDS encoding SGNH/GDSL hydrolase family protein; this translates as MSKPSTSALVKLLIAGLAMVLLVPAAPAVPAEAQAVPAPKVLFIGDSMTSLYNNKVGDYHRGWWSYVAAAKGWTPMKDAEYGSGYLRRGLSCTGTRFEHRLPTVTERKPDVIVVAGGRNDGKKCVKGKLVAATTSELTQVVNTYFTGLAATAKALGVDKVYVVSPWAGDFATGYKVRAVIRDAARAYGFTWITTPFMPRNYTTDGLHQNASGNRWLRDQVLAGMS